TCCGGTGAGGCCTCCAGCACCGAGATGGCGTCGGCCCGCAGGTACCCGGGATGCTCCTCGGTGATCTCGGCGACCACCCGCTCGCCCGGCAGCGCGTGCCGCACGAAGACCACCTGGCCGGGCGGGTCGCCGACGCGTGCCACGCAATGGCCGCCGTGTGCCACCGCTCCCACGGTCAGCGTGACCCGTTCCATGATCACTGCGGGGGCGTCCGGTCACGCGGTCCGCGCGCGGGCCCGCGGGCCAGGTCGCGGTCGAGGCGGTCGAGGTCCTTCGCGGCGCTGGAGGCGAGCTGCCACGGCACGCTGGTCACCATCACGCCCGGCTCGAAGAGCAGCCGGCCCTTGATGCGCAGCGCGCTCTGGTTGTGCAGCAGGTGCTCCCACCACCGGCCCACCACGTACTCCGGAATGAAGACGGTGACCACGTCCCGGGGTGAGCTGCGGCGGACCGACTTGACGAAGTCCACGATCGGGCGGGTGATCTCCCGGTACGGCGAGTCGACGACGGTGAGCGGCACCGGTATCTCCCGGCGCTCCCACTCCTCCTGGATCCGCCGCGTGTCCTTGTCGTCGACGTTGACCGTGACCGCGGTGAGCGAGTCGGGGCGGGTGGCCTGCGCGTAGGCCAGCGCCCGCAGCGTCGGCAGGTGAACCTTGCTGACCAGCACGACAGCGTGGTTGCGGGCGGGGAGCACCGGGCGGTCCTCGTCCGGCGTGAGCTCGCGGGAGACCGTGTCGTAGTGCCTGCGGATCGCCAGCATCGTCACGTAGATCACGGCCATCGCGGCGATCGCGATCCACGCGCCGAGCAGGAACTTCGTGATCAGCACGATCACCAGCACGGTGCCGGTCAGCGCGGTGCCGAAGGCGTTGATGGCGCGCGAGCGGATCATGCGGCGGCGCTGCTCGGGATCTCGGGTGCGGGGCAGCAGGCGGTTCCAGTGGCGGATCATGCCGGCCTGCGACAGCGTGAAGGACACGAAAACGCCCACGATGTACAGCTGGATCAGGCGCGTGACCTCGGCCTGGAACGCGGCGATCAGCACGATCGCGAAGAGCGCGAGCAGCACTATGCCGTTGGAGAAGGCCAGCCGGTCGCCGCGGGTGTGCAGCTGGCGGGGAAGGTAGCGGTCCTGGGCGAGGATCGAGGCGAGGACCGGGAAGCCGTTGAAGGCGGTGTTCGCGGCCAGGAAGAGGATGAGGGCGGTCGCGGCGGCCACGATGTACAGCAGGATCGAGCCGCCGCCGAAGATCGCCTCGCCCAGTTGGGTGGTGACGGTCTTCTGCTCGTACCCGGCCGGGCCCTCGACGATCTGCAGCCCCGGGTCCTCGACGAACTGCAGATGGGTCAGGCGGGACATCCAGATGATGCCGACCAGCATCGTGACCGCGACGGTGCCGAGCAGCAGCAGCGTGGTCGCGGCGTTGCGGCTCTTGGGCGGTTTGAACGCGGGCACGCCGTTGGAGATCGCCTCCACGCCGGTCAGCGCCGCGCACCCGGACGAGAAGGTGCGTAACAGCAGGAACACCATCGCGAACCCGGTCAGGTGGTCGTCTTCGGCCGCGATCAGCAGGTCGGCGCTGGGCGCGCGCAGGTCGTCACCGAGCACGAAGATGCGGACCAGGCCGGTCAGGAGCATCCCGATGATGACGATCATGAAGCCGTACGTCGGGATCGCGAACGCCGTGCCCGACTCGCGCAGCCCGCGCAGGTTCATCGCGGTGAGCACCACCACCGCGGTCACCGCCACGCCCACCTTGTGCTCGGCGACCCAGGGGATGACCGAACCGAGGTTGGCGACGCCGGACGAGGTCGACACGGCCACCGTGAGCACGTAGTCGACCATCAGCGCGCTGGCCACACCCACGCCCGCCTTGGCCCCCAGGTTGACGGTCGCCACCTCGTAGTCGCCGCCGCCCGACGGGTAGGCATGCACGTTCTGCCGGTAGCTCGCCACGACGGTGAGCATCACGACGACGACGGCCAGCGCCACCCACGGCGAGTAGAAGTACGCCCCGGCGCCGGCGATCGAGAGGGTCAGCAGGATCTCGTCCGGCGCGTACGCCACGCTGGAGAGCGCGTCCGAGGCGAACACCGGCAACGCGATGCGCTTCGGCAGCAGCGTGTGCTGGAGGCGGTCGGACCGGAAGGGCCGGCCGACAAGAAGCCGCTTCAGCAGGGAGGTGGGACTGACCACAAGCGCCGATCGTACGGTGGCGGGGTGGGCTGTGCCCCGCCGGAGCCGATCACGTGGGAGGCTTCACGTGGAAACGAGAGGAGAGTCACGGGGTGCACGTGGTGATCATGGGCTGTGGGCGGGTGGGCTCGACGCTCGCGCACAACCTGGAGGGGCGCGACCACACGGTCGCGGTGATCGACCAAAACGCGGACGCTTTCCGGCGGCTTGGCCCCGAGTTCGGGGGTATCACGGTCACCGGCATCGGCTTCGACGGCGACGTGCTCCGCGAGGCGGGCATCGAGCGGGCCGACGCGTTCGCGGCGGTCTCCAGCGGTGACAACTCCAACATCATCTCGGCCCGCCTGGCCCGCGAGACGTTCGGCGTCTCCCGCGTGGTGGCCCGCATCTACGACCAGAAGCGCGCCGAGGTGTACGAGCGGCTCGGCATCCCCACGGTGGCCACCGTGCGGTGGACCGCCGACCGCATCCTGCGCCAGCTCGTCCCCGAGGGCACCGTCGAGATCTTCCGCGACCCCACCAGCACCGTCTCGATCATCGAGGTGCCGCTGCACAAGGACTGGTTCGGCCACCCGGTCAAGCAGCTCGAGGCCACCACCGGCACCCGCATCGCGTACCTGACCCGCTTCGGCATCGGCACGCTGGCCAGCGGGTCCACCATCCTGCAGGAGGGCGACCAGGTGTTCATGCTGGTCACCGACGACATCACCGAGCGCGTGAGCATGGTCGCCAGCACCGCGCCGGAAGGGGGTCGGTGACCATGCGGGTCGCCATCGCCGGAGCGGGCAACGTGGGTCGCTCGATCGCCCAGGAGCTCATCGAAAACGGCCATCAGGTGATGCTCATCGAGCGCCAGCCCAAGATGCTGCGCCCCGAGCGGGTGCCGGCCGCCGAGTGGGTGCTGGCCGACGCCTGCGAGCTTGCCAGCCTCGAGGAGGCGGCGCTGTCCAGCTGCGACGTGGTCGTGGCCGCCACCGGCGACGACAAGGTCAACCTCGTGGTGTCGCTGCTGGCCAAGACCGAGTTCGCGGTACCGCGGGTGGTCGCCCGGGTCAACCGCGCGGAAAACGAATGGCTCTTCACCGACCAGTGGGGCGTCGACGTGGCGGTCAGCAAGCCTCGCGTGATGGCCGCGCTGGTCGAGGAGGCGGTCACGGTCGGCGATCTGGTGCGGCTGATGACGTTCCGGCAGGGTGAGGCCAACCTCGTCGAGATCACGCTGCCGCCCACCGCGCCCTACGTGGGCCATCCGGTGCACGCCGTCCCGCTCCCCCGCGACGCGGCCCTGGTGGCCATCCTGCGCGGCAAGCGGGTGCTCGTGCCCACCCCCGACGACCCGATCGAGGCGGGCGACGAGCTTGTCTTCGTGTGCACCGCCGAGGTCGAGGACACCGTGCGCGCGGTAATCCTCGGCGCCGACAGCGTCGAGCGCACCCGCGGCGGCGTCTGAGCCTCGCCCTACGCGGGCGCGGCCTCCGTCTCCGGCGCCGACTTGGTCTCGCGCCGCACGGCCCACACCGTGAAGGCGAGCAGCAGCAGGTACGGCGGGTAGCCGAGCACGAGCCGGGCGACGCCGAGCGCGGTGTCCTGGTCGGCGACGTAAAGGGCCGCCTGCACGCCGACCTTGGCCAGCCACACCACGCCCCAGAGCACGGTCAGGCGGCTGAAGAGGCGGATCAGCTTCGGGTCGGTGCGCCACTCGGCCTTGCCGCCGGCGACGATCACGGACCAGATCCAGCCGACGAGCGGCTGCCGGACGGCCACCGAGACCAGCAGGGCCAGGCCGTAACCGATCCCGTACAGGATGCCGGGCAGGTAGAAGTCTTTTTCGTCACCGGTGCGCCACGCGATGAACGCGCCGATGCCCACGCCGAACAGCCCGTTGACCGCGTGGCGGACGGGGCGGCGCTGGATCAGGCGGAGGGCGGCGATGGCCAGCGCCACGCCGACGGAGGCGATGAGGGCCGGGTTGAGGTCGGCGATGATGTTGACGAACACGAACACCACGACCGGCACGCTCGACTCGACCAGGCCCCGCCAGCCGCCCAGCTGGTCGGCCATCTGCTCGGCGAAGCTGGGCAGGCGTTCTTCGTCGTCCTCCGGCTGCGTCGTCATAGGTTATCGAGGCGCTTCCAGCTCGTAGTACGGGTTGTAGATGACTTTACGGTCATCGCGCACCGCGACGCGACCGCGCGCCGTCAACTGCCGGCCGGGCTCGATTCCGGCGATGTGCCGGCGGCCGAGCCACACAAGGGTGACGACGTCACTGCCGTCGTACAGGTCCGCCTCCAGGGTGGGCAGGTTGGTCCGTGGAGTGTAGACCACCGTACGCAACCGGCCGGACACCGATACGAGCTGTCCCCGGCGGCACATGCCCGCCAGGGTGGACCCGGACTCCGCGCTCTCCCGCTGCAGCTCCTCCGCGTCGAGCTCCGCCTCGCTGGCGGTGAGGCGCTGGAAGAACCGGCGTACCGAAGATGAGGATTGGTCGGTCGCCATGACCTTGGGTCTCAGCCTCCTCGACATGCCGGCACCCGCCTGCCGGCTCTAGCCAGCGTACGCGCAGACGGGCAGCACGTCGATCGACGTAGGTCGAAACAGGACCCTAGGTACGGCGAGGGCGGGGCGAGGGCTTGCGGCGGGGCGGCTGGCTCGGGCCCGAGCCGTTGACCGGCGGCGGCGCGTCGTCGACCTCCACCACCGGCTCCTGTGCCCCGGCTGCGCCCTCCTGGGCCTGCGCGGCGAGCTCCTTCGGCAGGCGCAGCGGGAGCGGCTCGCGCACCGGCTTGGCCTCCTGCCCCCGGTCGACCACCAGGCCGTGCAGGCACTCCACCAGCGGGCCGGCGCCGGCCGGGTCGACCGCGGCGCCGCCCTGGTAGACACCGCGGACCATCCACCGCGGCCCGTCGATGCCGACGAAGCGCAGGTCGGTCAGGCCCTCCGGCGTGCGCACGCGGGCGCGCAGCTCCACCCCGTACTCCCCGTCGATCTCCTCGGCGGCCACGCCGTCGTCGAAGAGCGACTTGCGGATCTCGGCGCGCACTTCCTCCCAGATGCCCTCGGACCGCGGCGCGGCGAAGACACCCAGCTGGAGGGCGTTTTCCCCGTGGACCAGCACGACCTGCTGCACCGCCCCGTCGGGGTTGGCCTGCACCCGCACCTCGACGCCGTCGATCGCCGGGATCTTGAGGCTGCCCAGGTCGAGCCGCTGCACGCCATCCGGCGCCTCGGACACGTCGAACGGCCCGACGCTCGGCACGGCCGGCTCGTCGCCGGCCGGCGGCTCGTTGTGCTGCTCAGCGCGGGCGCGGCGCTGGCTGTTGTCCCGCGCGTGCCGCCCGCCCTCTCGCCGTCGCGAGAACATCAGCGCACCTCCCCAACCAGACCGGCGTGCCCGCCCGTCGAACCGTGCCCACCCGCGCCCCGGCTGGAGTCGGGCAGCTCGTCGACCAGCTGGAACACGGCCCGCTCCACCCGCTGCACCACAAGCTGCGCGATCCGGTCACCCCGCGAGATCTTGGCGGTGGCGGCGCGGTCGTGGTTGACCAGGTTGACCTTGATCTCGCCCCGGTACCCGGCGTCGACCGTGCCGGGCGCGTTGAGCACCGTCACGCCCAGCCGCGCGGCCAGCCCCGAACGCGGGTGCACCAGCCCCACGAACCCGTCCGGCAGCGCGATCGCCACGCCGGTGCCGACAAGGGCACGCTCACCCGGCGCGAGCTCCACGTCTTCGGCCGCCACGAGGTCGGCGCCCGCGTCCCCCGGATGGGCGTACGCGGGGAGCGGCAGGTCCGGGTCGAGCCGGCGCACCGGTACGGGCACAGCGTCGGTCACGTCTGTCTCTTTCGTTCGCGTGGGCGTTACCGGGTCCATCCTGCCGTGTCCGGGTAACGGCGTGGGACGTACCCTCACCCCGTGGAGGAGTATGCCGAACGCCTGACCGTCCCGTGGTGGCTGTGGCTGCCGGGTCTCGGCGCCGCGGGCCTCCTCGCGGCCGAGATCTGGATGGGCTCCTCGGGGGTGCGCTCGTGGCTCCCGTTCGTCGTGCTGCTGCCGCTGGCGGTGGCCGGCCTGTGGTGGGTGGGCCGCATCCGGATCCGGGTGGCCGGTGGCGAGCTGTACGTCGACGACGCCCACCTCCCGGTGCGCTTCGTCGCGGACGCGGTGCCGCTCGACGTCGCCGGCCGGCGCGAGGTGCTCGGTGTGGGTGCCGATCCGCTGGCCTTCGTCGTGCAGCGGCCGTGGATCGGCGGGGCGGTGCAGGTGGTGCTCGACGACCCCGCGGACCCCACGCCGTACTGGGTGGTCAGCTCCCGCCACCCCACGCTGCTGGCCGCCGCGCTGCTGGCCGCCCGCGACGCGGTCCGCACGCCGGACGAAGCCGGCACGTCCTAGTCGACGACCCGGCCCTCGATCGCTCCGCGGCCGCGCTGTCGCAGGTCGTCGCGGATCCGGTCGCCGAGGAGCTGCGTCGCCCTCCGGTTCAGGTAGCCGGCGACCGCGGCGCCGGTAAGCAGCGGCCCGAGCGTGGTCAGGTTGCGCCCGAAGCGGCGCAGCAGGCGGTCGCGCAGTTCCTTGCGGGCGGCAGTGCCGAGGACGGCGCCCACGCCGACGCCCGGCATCAGCGGGTTGAACCCGCGCTGCTGCGACCACGCGTGGATCAGGTGCATCGCGCGCTGCGGCCCGGTGCCGGGCACCGGGTTCCCGTACACCTCGTGCAGCTCGCCGATCAGCTTGATCTCGACGGCCACCACGGCGACCGTCTCGGCGGCGAGGAGCACGGGCGCGGTCAGCAGGGTGGGCGTCGCCGCCCACTCGACCGCGGCGATACCGCCGCCGGCCGCACCCACACCGGCCGTCACGCGGCTGGCGTTGCGGACGAGCCGCTCGGCGAGCGCGTCGCCCTCCAGGCCGTCGTGGTGGCGGCGGAGCGTCTCCAGGTCGCGGACCGGAATGTACGGCGCGACGTCGGCCAACGTGTCGGCCATCCATCTGACGACCGTCTTGGGCCGGAACATCGTGCCGATCCGGCGCACGGGCACCGCGCGGGCGACGCGGCGCAGCAGCCGCTTTCGCTCGGACTCGGGCACGTCCTCCCGGCTGAGCTCGGCGATGGCCTTGCTCAGCTCGGGGTCTACTCCGGACTCCGGAACTCCGTCCGTCACGGCGTCGACCTGGTCAGGCGCACTCGGTGCAGATCAGCTCGCCATTGCGCTCGTATGCCAGCTGGCTCCGGTGGTGCACCAGGAAGCAGCGTGCGCAGCGGAACTCGTCCTGCTGCATCGGCAGCACCTTGACGGTCAGCTCTTCGTCGGCGAGGTCGGCTCCGGGCAGTTCGAAGCTTTCGGCTACCTCGGCTTCGTCCACGTCCACGGCGCCCGACTGTGAGTCGACACGCCGTGCCTTGAGCTCCTCCAGGCTGTCCTCGCCGAGGTCGACCTCGTCGCGACGCGGTGCGTCGTAGTCGGTGGCCATCGGTTGTCACTCTCCCGTTCGTGTGTCGCTTCCGGATGTAACCCGGACGACGATGTTTCTGTGCCCAACTGTGGGCGGCGTACCTTACCGCCCCGCGAGCGAGGCATGTATACCGCCCCTGTGGGATGCATGTACGCCCCCGCGCGCGAAGTTGTTCCCAATGTGACTCAGGCGACACGAAGATAGGGGTACCCGCTCCCGACACACGGGCAACACACCGGCGACTCGACCTGTTTCGCGGCATTGCGTGCCACCGTCCGCGCGACCGGCCACCAGGCGCTAACCTCACCGGCATGACCTTTGCCCGAGTGCGAGCGCTCGTCGTCGTCGGCGTACTGGTCGTGTTCGCGCTGGTCTTTGTCGGGGTCGCGCTCGTGCGCGACTCGCAGGGTGGCGAGGTCGCGGCGGCCAGCTGCCCGGAGGGTTGGCCGAAGGGCGACCTGGTGCTTCGCGAGGCGAAAGACATCAAGATCAACGTCTACAACGCGACAGACACCGTCGGCCTCGCCGACTCCGTTGCCCAGGACTTCACCGGCCGCGAGTTCCAGGTGAAGAAGAAGGGCAACGACCCGTCGAAGAAGGCGGTCGAGGGTGTCGCCCTCCTGCGGTACGGGCCGAAGGCCATCGGGTCGTCCCAGGTGATCCAGGCGTTCTTCCTCGGCAAGGCCGACACGCAGTACGACCCGAAGCGCGAGGACGACCTCGTCGACGTGGTGCTCGGCGACCAGTTCCAGCAGCTGGCCACGCCCACCGAGGTCAACCAGTCGCTCGTCGACCTCGGCAGCCCGCAGCTGCCGCCCGGCACCTGCGCGGCCAAGACGGAGGCCTGAGCGGCGACTCAGGGGCCCCCGCGAGGGTCCACGGTGGCCTCAGGGACCCCCGGCGGCGTCCAGCTCGGCCAGGCGGTCGTGGAGCGGCTTGAAGAGCGCCGGCGGTGCGGCGACCACCATGTCCACCCCGGGCGGTGCGCCGCCGAGGCCGGCGACCACGAGACCCGCCTCGGTGGCGACCAGGCCGCCCGCGGCGTGGTCCCAGGGGTTCAGCCCCTTCTCGTAGTACGCGTCGAGCTGCCCGCCCGCCGCCGCGCACAGGTCGAGCGCGGCCGAGCCGAAGCGCCGGATGTCCCGCACGTGCCCGAGCAGGCCGTGCAGCACGCCGGCCTGGTGCACGCGGCGGGCCGGGTCGTACCCGAACCCGGTGCCGACCAGCGCCTGGGCGAGCTCGGTCTGCGGCGAGCCGTGCAGCCGCTCGCCGTCCCGGAAGGCGCCACCCCGAGCGTCGCCGTCCACTCCACGCCGGTCGCCGGGTTTCGCACGACACCGGCCACCACACGCCCTTCCACCTCGGCGGCGAGCGACACCGCGTACTGCGGGAGGTCGTAGAGGTAGTTCACCGTGCCGTCGATCGGGTCGAGGATCCACCGCACCTCACCCCGGGCGCCGCTCGCCCCGTACTCCTCGCCGAGCACCACGTCGCGCGGCCGCCGTACCCGCAAAACGTCGACCACCTGGCGCTCGACGGCGCGGTCCGCCGCGGTCACGACGTCGGTGTCGGTGCTCTTGGTGGCGATGCCGGAGACCCCCTCGACGCGCATCCGGCGGGCGGTCTCGCCCGCCTCTCTGACGATTTCCACAGCGAGCACGAGCAGCTCGGCCGCGTCCGGCATCCCTGACCCCCTAGAAACCGCGGTCGGCCCGTATCATCCTGTCAGAGCTTAGAAAAGACCGTTTGCGGCGGCCCCCGGAGCCGCTCCCCCGGCGTGCGCCGCGGGATGATCGCCGCAGACAGCGTTACAATTCACGCTGCCCACCGCGACGCGGACCGCCACCGCCCGGACGGCCCGCGAGACGGGGGCTCCCACAAAACCGGCCAGCTCGTCACCTCGTGCTGTGCTGGCTGGTTGGCCGCGTTCGTACATCGCCTCCGGAAGGTCATTCGTGACAGAGCCTCGCCACACCGGCGCCGACGTTCGTTCGATCACCGACTCACTGATCGCCCACGCCGAGCGCGCCGGTGGCCAGCTGACCTCGGCGGAGGTCACGCAGACCGTGG
The window above is part of the Phytohabitans houttuyneae genome. Proteins encoded here:
- a CDS encoding DUF4193 domain-containing protein, coding for MATDYDAPRRDEVDLGEDSLEELKARRVDSQSGAVDVDEAEVAESFELPGADLADEELTVKVLPMQQDEFRCARCFLVHHRSQLAYERNGELICTECA
- the dut gene encoding dUTP diphosphatase, producing the protein MDPVTPTRTKETDVTDAVPVPVRRLDPDLPLPAYAHPGDAGADLVAAEDVELAPGERALVGTGVAIALPDGFVGLVHPRSGLAARLGVTVLNAPGTVDAGYRGEIKVNLVNHDRAATAKISRGDRIAQLVVQRVERAVFQLVDELPDSSRGAGGHGSTGGHAGLVGEVR
- a CDS encoding DUF3159 domain-containing protein, with product MTTQPEDDEERLPSFAEQMADQLGGWRGLVESSVPVVVFVFVNIIADLNPALIASVGVALAIAALRLIQRRPVRHAVNGLFGVGIGAFIAWRTGDEKDFYLPGILYGIGYGLALLVSVAVRQPLVGWIWSVIVAGGKAEWRTDPKLIRLFSRLTVLWGVVWLAKVGVQAALYVADQDTALGVARLVLGYPPYLLLLAFTVWAVRRETKSAPETEAAPA
- a CDS encoding OB-fold nucleic acid binding domain-containing protein, with the protein product MATDQSSSSVRRFFQRLTASEAELDAEELQRESAESGSTLAGMCRRGQLVSVSGRLRTVVYTPRTNLPTLEADLYDGSDVVTLVWLGRRHIAGIEPGRQLTARGRVAVRDDRKVIYNPYYELEAPR
- a CDS encoding APC family permease, giving the protein MVSPTSLLKRLLVGRPFRSDRLQHTLLPKRIALPVFASDALSSVAYAPDEILLTLSIAGAGAYFYSPWVALAVVVVMLTVVASYRQNVHAYPSGGGDYEVATVNLGAKAGVGVASALMVDYVLTVAVSTSSGVANLGSVIPWVAEHKVGVAVTAVVVLTAMNLRGLRESGTAFAIPTYGFMIVIIGMLLTGLVRIFVLGDDLRAPSADLLIAAEDDHLTGFAMVFLLLRTFSSGCAALTGVEAISNGVPAFKPPKSRNAATTLLLLGTVAVTMLVGIIWMSRLTHLQFVEDPGLQIVEGPAGYEQKTVTTQLGEAIFGGGSILLYIVAAATALILFLAANTAFNGFPVLASILAQDRYLPRQLHTRGDRLAFSNGIVLLALFAIVLIAAFQAEVTRLIQLYIVGVFVSFTLSQAGMIRHWNRLLPRTRDPEQRRRMIRSRAINAFGTALTGTVLVIVLITKFLLGAWIAIAAMAVIYVTMLAIRRHYDTVSRELTPDEDRPVLPARNHAVVLVSKVHLPTLRALAYAQATRPDSLTAVTVNVDDKDTRRIQEEWERREIPVPLTVVDSPYREITRPIVDFVKSVRRSSPRDVVTVFIPEYVVGRWWEHLLHNQSALRIKGRLLFEPGVMVTSVPWQLASSAAKDLDRLDRDLARGPARGPRDRTPPQ
- a CDS encoding DUF3710 domain-containing protein — encoded protein: MMFSRRREGGRHARDNSQRRARAEQHNEPPAGDEPAVPSVGPFDVSEAPDGVQRLDLGSLKIPAIDGVEVRVQANPDGAVQQVVLVHGENALQLGVFAAPRSEGIWEEVRAEIRKSLFDDGVAAEEIDGEYGVELRARVRTPEGLTDLRFVGIDGPRWMVRGVYQGGAAVDPAGAGPLVECLHGLVVDRGQEAKPVREPLPLRLPKELAAQAQEGAAGAQEPVVEVDDAPPPVNGSGPSQPPRRKPSPRPRRT
- a CDS encoding LytR C-terminal domain-containing protein, which produces MRALVVVGVLVVFALVFVGVALVRDSQGGEVAAASCPEGWPKGDLVLREAKDIKINVYNATDTVGLADSVAQDFTGREFQVKKKGNDPSKKAVEGVALLRYGPKAIGSSQVIQAFFLGKADTQYDPKREDDLVDVVLGDQFQQLATPTEVNQSLVDLGSPQLPPGTCAAKTEA
- a CDS encoding potassium channel family protein → MHVVIMGCGRVGSTLAHNLEGRDHTVAVIDQNADAFRRLGPEFGGITVTGIGFDGDVLREAGIERADAFAAVSSGDNSNIISARLARETFGVSRVVARIYDQKRAEVYERLGIPTVATVRWTADRILRQLVPEGTVEIFRDPTSTVSIIEVPLHKDWFGHPVKQLEATTGTRIAYLTRFGIGTLASGSTILQEGDQVFMLVTDDITERVSMVASTAPEGGR
- a CDS encoding potassium channel family protein — encoded protein: MTMRVAIAGAGNVGRSIAQELIENGHQVMLIERQPKMLRPERVPAAEWVLADACELASLEEAALSSCDVVVAATGDDKVNLVVSLLAKTEFAVPRVVARVNRAENEWLFTDQWGVDVAVSKPRVMAALVEEAVTVGDLVRLMTFRQGEANLVEITLPPTAPYVGHPVHAVPLPRDAALVAILRGKRVLVPTPDDPIEAGDELVFVCTAEVEDTVRAVILGADSVERTRGGV
- a CDS encoding DUF3093 domain-containing protein, with the protein product MEEYAERLTVPWWLWLPGLGAAGLLAAEIWMGSSGVRSWLPFVVLLPLAVAGLWWVGRIRIRVAGGELYVDDAHLPVRFVADAVPLDVAGRREVLGVGADPLAFVVQRPWIGGAVQVVLDDPADPTPYWVVSSRHPTLLAAALLAARDAVRTPDEAGTS